From the genome of Bactrocera oleae isolate idBacOlea1 chromosome 2, idBacOlea1, whole genome shotgun sequence, one region includes:
- the sp3 gene encoding phosphatidylinositide phosphatase SAC2 isoform X1: MEVFQTDNYYIFVKREKSLWWHRKTSEFTIKAVNYLFLGWDLSSVDDIECIGITHGIVGVICLPNVYEPHLVIVKEATPVGVLYAPSLVYKIKSICILNADEPDTVLTSCTRHSRSANSTPTHRPTSNTSTTGSTNKTPTSTTKTKLFEGAQLMNKTWGAVKNAGNTIKNTTQQAAALASNQMKSSVGIRDPSRIEKRITEELHKIFDDTDSFYFSLDSDITNNLQRQDGGGEQRQQYDERFFWNMHMIADILKFKDNTWVLPIIQGFVQVEPCVIGNECFTLALVSRRSRYRAGTRYKRRGVDEEGNCANYVETEQILSFRHHHLSFTQVRGSVPIFWSQPGYKYRPPPRLDRGEQETQGAFELHFTKEISLYDGVCIVNLVEQSGKEKLIGDTYAKHVVLYNNDRLTYVTFDFHDYCRGMRFENVSALVEALAPEAGAMGFHWRDQRGIICNQKSVFRVNCMDCLDRTNVVETAIGKAVLESQLVKLGLSPPYTPIPEQLKSPFMILWANNGDIISRQYAGTNALKGDYTRTGERKISGMMKDGMNSANRYYLARFKDSYRQATIDLMLGNQVSAESLNALGGQAVPDETDALEGAEQAKLLVDDCRRLLLGSAQYPVGSWGLIDADPTTGDLNETDVDTVLLLTDDCYIVAEYDSHLDKIVRFEKVPLQNIALIEMGMYQQTKLFQGSAPALLCLRLNYTVDGVDGYFHMFRSANIRFFNNMVYVIKTQEEVMESLMSIVDMFRIAIDNIGKSDVRYITGGVLQRRKSRNPMLEVPKGMPRNRSESQLVQISSKAIFNVAGQFSKLGQSLNPNKNRNSNANSNNQKQANEIAKINPQVMRQSQTSIEHAVEAEKATFSVGRAQRNSHSSTDSDENDSSIYEPEVDSDVDFALAATTKAASGKSGFNENDFLPSVGIVMGNTQDGKQSPASDENVDRLVQRDSMAKNTEDVNAISISSVTDHVTMPTGLLENAQPVRPITPNPQICVQPEVGEQPTVQRASGAVKDLNLPLSGTPADSCKLMQLTSPLSRTIVVSPLSKLAKGMQNIGLNLDPRKIASKTGVLSPTSTSADNTLPSERQNNRAQLQALWVEHQCATKLIAL; this comes from the exons ATGGAAGTTTTTCAAACTGATAATTATTACATTTTCGTGAAACGCGAAAAAAGTTTGTGGTGGCATCGAAAAACCTCTGAGTTTACTATTAAAGCAG ttaattatttatttttaggttgGGACTTGTCCTCAGTGGATGACATCGAATGTATTGGTATTACACATGGCATTGTGGGTGTCATCTGCTTACCAAATGTCTACGAACCGCACTTAGTGATAGTGAAGGAGGCCACTCCCGTCGGTGTACTTTATGCTCCGAGTTTAGTGTATAAAATCAAATCGATCTGCATTTTGAATGCCGACGAACCGGACACAGTATTGACCTCCTGCACAAGGCACTCTAG AAGCGCCAATAGCACGCCCACACACCGGCCAACATCGAACACTTCCACTACAGGCAGCACCAACAAAACCCCTACTTCCACCACGAAAACGAAGCTTTTTGAAGGTGCACAGCTGATGAACAAAACATGGGGCGCTGTAAAGAATGCGGGTAACACTATTAAGAATACCACCCAACAAGCTGCTGCTTTGGCATCTAATCAGATGAAATCTTCTGTGGGTATACGCGATCCTTCGCGTATTGAAAAGCGCATCACGGAAGAGCTGCATAAGATATTTGATGATACAGATAGTTTCTACTTCAGTTTGGACAGCGACATTACCAATAATTTGCAGCGGCAAGATGGTGGCGGTGAACAAAGGCAACAATATGATGAACGTTTCTTTTGGAATATGCATATGATTGCTGACATTTTAAAGTTCAAA GACAATACATGGGTATTACCAATTATACAAGGATTCGTGCAAGTAGAACCATGCGTTATAGGTAATGAATGCTTTACATTGGCGTTAGTATCGCGCCGGTCACGATATCGCGCTGGCACTAG ATATAAGCGACGTGGCGTGGACGAGGAGGGTAATTGCGCCAATTATGTCGAAACGGAGCAAATATTATCTTTCCGTCACCATCATTTGTCATTCACACAGGTACGTGGTTCAGTGCCCATCTTTTGGAGTCAGCCAGGTTACAAATATCGACCTCCGCCACGTTTGGACAGGG GTGAACAAGAAACGCAGGGGGCATTCGAATTGCATTTTACCAAAGAAATATCGTTGTATGATGGTGTTTGCATTGTCAATTTGGTTGAGCAGAGCGGCAAGGAGAAATTGATTGGCGACACGTATGCAAAGCATGTTGTGCTTTACAATAATGATCGTTTAACATATGTTACTTTTGATTTCCACGATTACTG TCGCGGCATGCGTTTCGAAAATGTTTCTGCACTGGTGGAGGCGCTTGCTCCTGAAGCAGGCGCTATGGGCTTTCATTGGCGTGATCAGCGTGGTATTATTTGTAATCAAAAATCAGTATTTCGGGTTAATTGTATGGATTGTTTGGATCGCACAAATGTAGTAGAGACTGCAATAGGCAAAGCTGTGCTGGAGTCGCAGCTGGTTAAGCTCGGCTTATCGCCACCATATACACCGATACCGGAACAACTAAAATCACCATTTATGATACTTTGGGCCAACAATGGTGATATAATAAGCCGACAATATGCGGGCACAAATGCGCTAAAG GGCGATTATACCCGCACCGGCGAGCGTAAAATAAGTGGCATGATGAAGGACGGTATGAATTCGGCAAATCG TTATTATCTCGCGCGTTTTAAAGATTCTTATCGTCAAGCCACCATCGATCTCATGCTCGGAAATCAAGTTTCTGCTGAGTCATTGAATGCGTTGGGCGGTCAGGCTGTACCTGATGAAACCGATGCTCTAGAGGGTGCagaacaagcaaaattgctCGTAGATGATTGTCGTCGTTTGCTGCTCGGTTCAGCGCAATATCCCGTGGGTTCTTGGGGTCTAATCGACGCTGATCCAAC taCTGGTGACCTAAATGAAACCGATGTGGATACTGTGTTGTTGCTCACCGATGATTGCTACATTGTAGCCGAATATGATTCACATTTGGATAAGATCGTACGTTTCGAAAAAGTGCCGTTACAGAATATTGCGCTAATAGAGATGGGCATGTATCAACAAACCAAATTGTTTCAAGGATCTGCGCCAGCTCTGCTCTGTTTGCGGCTCAACTATACTGTCGATGGAGTGGACGGATATTTCCACATGTTTCGCTCTGCGAATATACGATTCTTCAATAATATGGTTTATGTGATTAAAACGCAGGAAGAAGTTATGG AATCCCTTATGTCCATTGTTGATATGTTCCGCATTGCCATTGACAATATAGGCAAGTCTGATGTGCGATATATCACTGGAGGTGTTTTGCAGCGCCGTAAAAGTAGAAATCCAATGCTAGAAGTACCAAAG GGCATGCCGCGCAATCGCTCCGAATCTCAACTGGTACAAATCAGTTCGAAAGCAATATTTAATGTGGCCGGTCAATTTTCCAAGTTGGGGCAGTCACTTAATCCGAATAAAAACAGAAATTCCAACGCAAACAGCAACAATCAGAAACAGGCTAATGAAATAGCCAAAATAAATCCACAGGTCATGCGTCAGTCACAAACTTCAATAGAACATGCTGTGGAAGCTGAGAAAGCTACATTTTCTGTGGGACGTGCGCAGCGCAATTCTCACAGCAGCACAGATAGCGATGAGAACGACAGCAGTATTTATGAGCCCGAAGTTGATTCGGATGTAGACTTCGCACTCGCTGCAACTACCAAGGCTGCTTCCGGAAAGTCGGGTTTTAATGAAAACGACTTTTTGCCCTCTGTTGGCATTGTCATGGGAAATACACAAGATGGCAAACAGTCGCCTGCGTCGGACGAGAACGTAGATCGGTTAGTGCAGAGGGATAGCATGGCCAAAAATACTGAAGATGTCAACGCCATTTCGATATCGTCGGTAACCGATCACGTTACCATGCCAACGGGATTGTTGGAGAATGCGCAACCGGTGCGTCCGATAACGCCAAATCCGCAAATCTGTGTACAACCTGAAGTGGGGGAGCAGCCAACGGTGCAACGTGCCAG TGGAGCAGTCAAAGATCTAAACCTACCGCTGAGTGGTACCCCGGCCGATTCTTGTAAGTTAATGCAATTGACAAGTCCGTTATCGCGCACAATAGTGGTTAGTCCTTTGTCGAAATTGGCTAAAGGTATGCAAAATATTGGTTTAAATTTGGATCCACGTAAAATTGCCTCAAAG ACAGGTGTGTTGTCACCAACGAGCACCTCAGCTGACAACACGCTGCCATCGGAACGACAAAATAATCGTGCTCAATTGCAGGCGCTGTGGGTGGAGCACCAATGCGCCACCAAGTTAATTGCATTGTGA
- the sp3 gene encoding phosphatidylinositide phosphatase SAC2 isoform X2, with protein MEVFQTDNYYIFVKREKSLWWHRKTSEFTIKAGWDLSSVDDIECIGITHGIVGVICLPNVYEPHLVIVKEATPVGVLYAPSLVYKIKSICILNADEPDTVLTSCTRHSRSANSTPTHRPTSNTSTTGSTNKTPTSTTKTKLFEGAQLMNKTWGAVKNAGNTIKNTTQQAAALASNQMKSSVGIRDPSRIEKRITEELHKIFDDTDSFYFSLDSDITNNLQRQDGGGEQRQQYDERFFWNMHMIADILKFKDNTWVLPIIQGFVQVEPCVIGNECFTLALVSRRSRYRAGTRYKRRGVDEEGNCANYVETEQILSFRHHHLSFTQVRGSVPIFWSQPGYKYRPPPRLDRGEQETQGAFELHFTKEISLYDGVCIVNLVEQSGKEKLIGDTYAKHVVLYNNDRLTYVTFDFHDYCRGMRFENVSALVEALAPEAGAMGFHWRDQRGIICNQKSVFRVNCMDCLDRTNVVETAIGKAVLESQLVKLGLSPPYTPIPEQLKSPFMILWANNGDIISRQYAGTNALKGDYTRTGERKISGMMKDGMNSANRYYLARFKDSYRQATIDLMLGNQVSAESLNALGGQAVPDETDALEGAEQAKLLVDDCRRLLLGSAQYPVGSWGLIDADPTTGDLNETDVDTVLLLTDDCYIVAEYDSHLDKIVRFEKVPLQNIALIEMGMYQQTKLFQGSAPALLCLRLNYTVDGVDGYFHMFRSANIRFFNNMVYVIKTQEEVMESLMSIVDMFRIAIDNIGKSDVRYITGGVLQRRKSRNPMLEVPKGMPRNRSESQLVQISSKAIFNVAGQFSKLGQSLNPNKNRNSNANSNNQKQANEIAKINPQVMRQSQTSIEHAVEAEKATFSVGRAQRNSHSSTDSDENDSSIYEPEVDSDVDFALAATTKAASGKSGFNENDFLPSVGIVMGNTQDGKQSPASDENVDRLVQRDSMAKNTEDVNAISISSVTDHVTMPTGLLENAQPVRPITPNPQICVQPEVGEQPTVQRASGAVKDLNLPLSGTPADSCKLMQLTSPLSRTIVVSPLSKLAKGMQNIGLNLDPRKIASKTGVLSPTSTSADNTLPSERQNNRAQLQALWVEHQCATKLIAL; from the exons ATGGAAGTTTTTCAAACTGATAATTATTACATTTTCGTGAAACGCGAAAAAAGTTTGTGGTGGCATCGAAAAACCTCTGAGTTTACTATTAAAGCAG gttgGGACTTGTCCTCAGTGGATGACATCGAATGTATTGGTATTACACATGGCATTGTGGGTGTCATCTGCTTACCAAATGTCTACGAACCGCACTTAGTGATAGTGAAGGAGGCCACTCCCGTCGGTGTACTTTATGCTCCGAGTTTAGTGTATAAAATCAAATCGATCTGCATTTTGAATGCCGACGAACCGGACACAGTATTGACCTCCTGCACAAGGCACTCTAG AAGCGCCAATAGCACGCCCACACACCGGCCAACATCGAACACTTCCACTACAGGCAGCACCAACAAAACCCCTACTTCCACCACGAAAACGAAGCTTTTTGAAGGTGCACAGCTGATGAACAAAACATGGGGCGCTGTAAAGAATGCGGGTAACACTATTAAGAATACCACCCAACAAGCTGCTGCTTTGGCATCTAATCAGATGAAATCTTCTGTGGGTATACGCGATCCTTCGCGTATTGAAAAGCGCATCACGGAAGAGCTGCATAAGATATTTGATGATACAGATAGTTTCTACTTCAGTTTGGACAGCGACATTACCAATAATTTGCAGCGGCAAGATGGTGGCGGTGAACAAAGGCAACAATATGATGAACGTTTCTTTTGGAATATGCATATGATTGCTGACATTTTAAAGTTCAAA GACAATACATGGGTATTACCAATTATACAAGGATTCGTGCAAGTAGAACCATGCGTTATAGGTAATGAATGCTTTACATTGGCGTTAGTATCGCGCCGGTCACGATATCGCGCTGGCACTAG ATATAAGCGACGTGGCGTGGACGAGGAGGGTAATTGCGCCAATTATGTCGAAACGGAGCAAATATTATCTTTCCGTCACCATCATTTGTCATTCACACAGGTACGTGGTTCAGTGCCCATCTTTTGGAGTCAGCCAGGTTACAAATATCGACCTCCGCCACGTTTGGACAGGG GTGAACAAGAAACGCAGGGGGCATTCGAATTGCATTTTACCAAAGAAATATCGTTGTATGATGGTGTTTGCATTGTCAATTTGGTTGAGCAGAGCGGCAAGGAGAAATTGATTGGCGACACGTATGCAAAGCATGTTGTGCTTTACAATAATGATCGTTTAACATATGTTACTTTTGATTTCCACGATTACTG TCGCGGCATGCGTTTCGAAAATGTTTCTGCACTGGTGGAGGCGCTTGCTCCTGAAGCAGGCGCTATGGGCTTTCATTGGCGTGATCAGCGTGGTATTATTTGTAATCAAAAATCAGTATTTCGGGTTAATTGTATGGATTGTTTGGATCGCACAAATGTAGTAGAGACTGCAATAGGCAAAGCTGTGCTGGAGTCGCAGCTGGTTAAGCTCGGCTTATCGCCACCATATACACCGATACCGGAACAACTAAAATCACCATTTATGATACTTTGGGCCAACAATGGTGATATAATAAGCCGACAATATGCGGGCACAAATGCGCTAAAG GGCGATTATACCCGCACCGGCGAGCGTAAAATAAGTGGCATGATGAAGGACGGTATGAATTCGGCAAATCG TTATTATCTCGCGCGTTTTAAAGATTCTTATCGTCAAGCCACCATCGATCTCATGCTCGGAAATCAAGTTTCTGCTGAGTCATTGAATGCGTTGGGCGGTCAGGCTGTACCTGATGAAACCGATGCTCTAGAGGGTGCagaacaagcaaaattgctCGTAGATGATTGTCGTCGTTTGCTGCTCGGTTCAGCGCAATATCCCGTGGGTTCTTGGGGTCTAATCGACGCTGATCCAAC taCTGGTGACCTAAATGAAACCGATGTGGATACTGTGTTGTTGCTCACCGATGATTGCTACATTGTAGCCGAATATGATTCACATTTGGATAAGATCGTACGTTTCGAAAAAGTGCCGTTACAGAATATTGCGCTAATAGAGATGGGCATGTATCAACAAACCAAATTGTTTCAAGGATCTGCGCCAGCTCTGCTCTGTTTGCGGCTCAACTATACTGTCGATGGAGTGGACGGATATTTCCACATGTTTCGCTCTGCGAATATACGATTCTTCAATAATATGGTTTATGTGATTAAAACGCAGGAAGAAGTTATGG AATCCCTTATGTCCATTGTTGATATGTTCCGCATTGCCATTGACAATATAGGCAAGTCTGATGTGCGATATATCACTGGAGGTGTTTTGCAGCGCCGTAAAAGTAGAAATCCAATGCTAGAAGTACCAAAG GGCATGCCGCGCAATCGCTCCGAATCTCAACTGGTACAAATCAGTTCGAAAGCAATATTTAATGTGGCCGGTCAATTTTCCAAGTTGGGGCAGTCACTTAATCCGAATAAAAACAGAAATTCCAACGCAAACAGCAACAATCAGAAACAGGCTAATGAAATAGCCAAAATAAATCCACAGGTCATGCGTCAGTCACAAACTTCAATAGAACATGCTGTGGAAGCTGAGAAAGCTACATTTTCTGTGGGACGTGCGCAGCGCAATTCTCACAGCAGCACAGATAGCGATGAGAACGACAGCAGTATTTATGAGCCCGAAGTTGATTCGGATGTAGACTTCGCACTCGCTGCAACTACCAAGGCTGCTTCCGGAAAGTCGGGTTTTAATGAAAACGACTTTTTGCCCTCTGTTGGCATTGTCATGGGAAATACACAAGATGGCAAACAGTCGCCTGCGTCGGACGAGAACGTAGATCGGTTAGTGCAGAGGGATAGCATGGCCAAAAATACTGAAGATGTCAACGCCATTTCGATATCGTCGGTAACCGATCACGTTACCATGCCAACGGGATTGTTGGAGAATGCGCAACCGGTGCGTCCGATAACGCCAAATCCGCAAATCTGTGTACAACCTGAAGTGGGGGAGCAGCCAACGGTGCAACGTGCCAG TGGAGCAGTCAAAGATCTAAACCTACCGCTGAGTGGTACCCCGGCCGATTCTTGTAAGTTAATGCAATTGACAAGTCCGTTATCGCGCACAATAGTGGTTAGTCCTTTGTCGAAATTGGCTAAAGGTATGCAAAATATTGGTTTAAATTTGGATCCACGTAAAATTGCCTCAAAG ACAGGTGTGTTGTCACCAACGAGCACCTCAGCTGACAACACGCTGCCATCGGAACGACAAAATAATCGTGCTCAATTGCAGGCGCTGTGGGTGGAGCACCAATGCGCCACCAAGTTAATTGCATTGTGA
- the sp3 gene encoding phosphatidylinositide phosphatase SAC2 isoform X5, producing MEVFQTDNYYIFVKREKSLWWHRKTSEFTIKAVNYLFLGWDLSSVDDIECIGITHGIVGVICLPNVYEPHLVIVKEATPVGVLYAPSLVYKIKSICILNADEPDTVLTSCTRHSRSANSTPTHRPTSNTSTTGSTNKTPTSTTKTKLFEGAQLMNKTWGAVKNAGNTIKNTTQQAAALASNQMKSSVGIRDPSRIEKRITEELHKIFDDTDSFYFSLDSDITNNLQRQDGGGEQRQQYDERFFWNMHMIADILKFKDNTWVLPIIQGFVQVEPCVIGNECFTLALVSRRSRYRAGTRYKRRGVDEEGNCANYVETEQILSFRHHHLSFTQVRGSVPIFWSQPGYKYRPPPRLDRGEQETQGAFELHFTKEISLYDGVCIVNLVEQSGKEKLIGDTYAKHVVLYNNDRLTYVTFDFHDYCRGMRFENVSALVEALAPEAGAMGFHWRDQRGIICNQKSVFRVNCMDCLDRTNVVETAIGKAVLESQLVKLGLSPPYTPIPEQLKSPFMILWANNGDIISRQYAGTNALKGDYTRTGERKISGMMKDGMNSANRYYLARFKDSYRQATIDLMLGNQVSAESLNALGGQAVPDETDALEGAEQAKLLVDDCRRLLLGSAQYPVGSWGLIDADPTTGDLNETDVDTVLLLTDDCYIVAEYDSHLDKIVRFEKVPLQNIALIEMGMYQQTKLFQGSAPALLCLRLNYTVDGVDGYFHMFRSANIRFFNNMVYVIKTQEEVMESLMSIVDMFRIAIDNIGKSDVRYITGGVLQRRKSRNPMLEVPKGMPRNRSESQLVQISSKAIFNVAGQFSKLGQSLNPNKNRNSNANSNNQKQANEIAKINPQVMRQSQTSIEHAVEAEKATFSVGRAQRNSHSSTDSDENDSSIYEPEVDSDVDFALAATTKAASGKSGFNENDFLPSVGIVMGNTQDGKQSPASDENVDRLVQRDSMAKNTEDVNAISISSVTDHVTMPTGLLENAQPVRPITPNPQICVQPEVGEQPTVQRASGMIGKCYKKCGF from the exons ATGGAAGTTTTTCAAACTGATAATTATTACATTTTCGTGAAACGCGAAAAAAGTTTGTGGTGGCATCGAAAAACCTCTGAGTTTACTATTAAAGCAG ttaattatttatttttaggttgGGACTTGTCCTCAGTGGATGACATCGAATGTATTGGTATTACACATGGCATTGTGGGTGTCATCTGCTTACCAAATGTCTACGAACCGCACTTAGTGATAGTGAAGGAGGCCACTCCCGTCGGTGTACTTTATGCTCCGAGTTTAGTGTATAAAATCAAATCGATCTGCATTTTGAATGCCGACGAACCGGACACAGTATTGACCTCCTGCACAAGGCACTCTAG AAGCGCCAATAGCACGCCCACACACCGGCCAACATCGAACACTTCCACTACAGGCAGCACCAACAAAACCCCTACTTCCACCACGAAAACGAAGCTTTTTGAAGGTGCACAGCTGATGAACAAAACATGGGGCGCTGTAAAGAATGCGGGTAACACTATTAAGAATACCACCCAACAAGCTGCTGCTTTGGCATCTAATCAGATGAAATCTTCTGTGGGTATACGCGATCCTTCGCGTATTGAAAAGCGCATCACGGAAGAGCTGCATAAGATATTTGATGATACAGATAGTTTCTACTTCAGTTTGGACAGCGACATTACCAATAATTTGCAGCGGCAAGATGGTGGCGGTGAACAAAGGCAACAATATGATGAACGTTTCTTTTGGAATATGCATATGATTGCTGACATTTTAAAGTTCAAA GACAATACATGGGTATTACCAATTATACAAGGATTCGTGCAAGTAGAACCATGCGTTATAGGTAATGAATGCTTTACATTGGCGTTAGTATCGCGCCGGTCACGATATCGCGCTGGCACTAG ATATAAGCGACGTGGCGTGGACGAGGAGGGTAATTGCGCCAATTATGTCGAAACGGAGCAAATATTATCTTTCCGTCACCATCATTTGTCATTCACACAGGTACGTGGTTCAGTGCCCATCTTTTGGAGTCAGCCAGGTTACAAATATCGACCTCCGCCACGTTTGGACAGGG GTGAACAAGAAACGCAGGGGGCATTCGAATTGCATTTTACCAAAGAAATATCGTTGTATGATGGTGTTTGCATTGTCAATTTGGTTGAGCAGAGCGGCAAGGAGAAATTGATTGGCGACACGTATGCAAAGCATGTTGTGCTTTACAATAATGATCGTTTAACATATGTTACTTTTGATTTCCACGATTACTG TCGCGGCATGCGTTTCGAAAATGTTTCTGCACTGGTGGAGGCGCTTGCTCCTGAAGCAGGCGCTATGGGCTTTCATTGGCGTGATCAGCGTGGTATTATTTGTAATCAAAAATCAGTATTTCGGGTTAATTGTATGGATTGTTTGGATCGCACAAATGTAGTAGAGACTGCAATAGGCAAAGCTGTGCTGGAGTCGCAGCTGGTTAAGCTCGGCTTATCGCCACCATATACACCGATACCGGAACAACTAAAATCACCATTTATGATACTTTGGGCCAACAATGGTGATATAATAAGCCGACAATATGCGGGCACAAATGCGCTAAAG GGCGATTATACCCGCACCGGCGAGCGTAAAATAAGTGGCATGATGAAGGACGGTATGAATTCGGCAAATCG TTATTATCTCGCGCGTTTTAAAGATTCTTATCGTCAAGCCACCATCGATCTCATGCTCGGAAATCAAGTTTCTGCTGAGTCATTGAATGCGTTGGGCGGTCAGGCTGTACCTGATGAAACCGATGCTCTAGAGGGTGCagaacaagcaaaattgctCGTAGATGATTGTCGTCGTTTGCTGCTCGGTTCAGCGCAATATCCCGTGGGTTCTTGGGGTCTAATCGACGCTGATCCAAC taCTGGTGACCTAAATGAAACCGATGTGGATACTGTGTTGTTGCTCACCGATGATTGCTACATTGTAGCCGAATATGATTCACATTTGGATAAGATCGTACGTTTCGAAAAAGTGCCGTTACAGAATATTGCGCTAATAGAGATGGGCATGTATCAACAAACCAAATTGTTTCAAGGATCTGCGCCAGCTCTGCTCTGTTTGCGGCTCAACTATACTGTCGATGGAGTGGACGGATATTTCCACATGTTTCGCTCTGCGAATATACGATTCTTCAATAATATGGTTTATGTGATTAAAACGCAGGAAGAAGTTATGG AATCCCTTATGTCCATTGTTGATATGTTCCGCATTGCCATTGACAATATAGGCAAGTCTGATGTGCGATATATCACTGGAGGTGTTTTGCAGCGCCGTAAAAGTAGAAATCCAATGCTAGAAGTACCAAAG GGCATGCCGCGCAATCGCTCCGAATCTCAACTGGTACAAATCAGTTCGAAAGCAATATTTAATGTGGCCGGTCAATTTTCCAAGTTGGGGCAGTCACTTAATCCGAATAAAAACAGAAATTCCAACGCAAACAGCAACAATCAGAAACAGGCTAATGAAATAGCCAAAATAAATCCACAGGTCATGCGTCAGTCACAAACTTCAATAGAACATGCTGTGGAAGCTGAGAAAGCTACATTTTCTGTGGGACGTGCGCAGCGCAATTCTCACAGCAGCACAGATAGCGATGAGAACGACAGCAGTATTTATGAGCCCGAAGTTGATTCGGATGTAGACTTCGCACTCGCTGCAACTACCAAGGCTGCTTCCGGAAAGTCGGGTTTTAATGAAAACGACTTTTTGCCCTCTGTTGGCATTGTCATGGGAAATACACAAGATGGCAAACAGTCGCCTGCGTCGGACGAGAACGTAGATCGGTTAGTGCAGAGGGATAGCATGGCCAAAAATACTGAAGATGTCAACGCCATTTCGATATCGTCGGTAACCGATCACGTTACCATGCCAACGGGATTGTTGGAGAATGCGCAACCGGTGCGTCCGATAACGCCAAATCCGCAAATCTGTGTACAACCTGAAGTGGGGGAGCAGCCAACGGTGCAACGTGCCAG tggcatgattggaaaatgttataaaaaatgtgggttttga